CCAACAGCCGCTAGCAATATCGTTTGAGCAAAGTTTTAATCAAGAGTGGCAAGGTGCTCAAGAACTAGCATTTAGCTTTAATGGCATTGCTAATGAGGGGATAGACTATTATTTACCTCTCTGGCATCAAAGCCTTGTTAGGATCATTTTTGAAGCAAGTAAACCTACAGTAACAGAACGTCAAGTTTTTGATATTTTTGTAGTTAATGAAGAAAATTTAACCCTAAATGAGCAAATGATCATTATACTTACCCCACCCAATGATCCATCATCAATCATCAGGAGAGCCTTCAATGTTGGCCATTCGCAAATTTAAATCCTTATCTTGCCTTGTAGGTTCAAGCATCGTCGGCTTGTCACTTGTGGTCGCTTCAACGGGAAGTTTCGCTGAAACAAAACCATCCTCAGCAACGCTAACACATCAACAAGTTCGAAGTGCGATTCAGCTAAACCTTGAACAAAATATGTATACTCTCCCACCGCGTATTCAGGGCCATTACGGCCTAAGAATGTACCGTATGACAGGTGATGAAAAATACACTAATGCTGCACTTATCGATTTAATTACTATTACTGAACGCCAAAATTACTTTGCTTGCAATATTGATACACCTAAATTTATTGAACAGCAAGCAGAGCAAGCTATCAGTGTATTGGGTAAAGGGCCTCGTGCTAAAGCACGCAAGAAAGCATTAAAACCTTTCCCTGAGTTTATTTTTTATAGCGATATTTTATTACGGTACGCCAGCCGGATTAATGAGTTAGGTTTTAATGGTCCATGCCACCAACAGATGGTCGATGCTCTAAAGGCTTACGATCTAACACCAGGATTAACTGCCCCTAAAATGATTAAATCTTGGGCTGCTCAACTAATTAATTATGCTTATTGGGCAGAACAGCTTGAAGTTGGAAGCTATGTTGAAGATTACAAAAAAGCCTTTATTGCAGCTTACCCAAATGACAAAGACAGTGAACTAGACAAAAAACAGTTCCAAAATAAACTATATGGCATGACGCACTTTATTTTCGCCGCAAGTGGTTATTACCAAAAAGAAGTTAGTGCGAAAGAATTTAAATGGATCTTAGATTACTTTGATAACAACATCGACCGTATTCTAAAAGATGCAACTGACGACATTATTTCTGAAGTGGGCATCAGCTTTTATTTAACTGGTTTACGTGATCACCCTGTGATTAAAAAAACCCAAAACCATATAGCAGCTTCGTTTGAACCAGAATATCAGATCATTCCATCGCCTAGAGGTAACCCTGATATGGTAATGGGTGAGCACCGAAATGTATTAGCTATGATGTTATTAGACTGGCCAGAAAAACTTCACAAAGGCCCTTATCTTGCAGACATTAAAGCCACTAAAAAATACTTACCTGTGCAAGTTGCACCTATAAAAACTGATAAAAACTGACAAAAACTAAGGGCGTAATTATCAATACGCCCTATTTCTTATTGATAAAAATTGGGGCGGCTAAATTGTTTAACATTACTGTGTTGTTTCTTCGCCCATAATTAACTCCTGCATCGACAGTTAAGAACAATATCATTCGAGAATAATATGAGCAGAGCAAAGTCAACATTAGAACAATGGCGTATCCTTCAATCTGTTGTTGATTTTGGTGGATACGCACAAGCAGCAGATCAGCTCAATAAAAGCCAATCATCACTTAATCATGCAGTGGCAAAACTACAAAGTCAGTTAGGTATCCAATTACTCGAAGTTAAAGGCCGCAAAGCTTACCTTACTGAACAAGGAGAAGTATTACTGCGCCGTTCACGTCATTTAACACAAACAGTCGATGAACTTGAACAATTAGCCAGTAACTTAGGTGAAGGTTGGGAACCCAATTTAACTATTGCCCGCGAAATTATTTACCCTATGGACTTTTTAGTCGATGCATTAAAAGCATTTTTACCCCATAGCCGTGGGACTCGAGTCACTATCATCGATTCGGTAATTTCAGGAACTCATGAGCTAATTTTAAATAGCACGGCTGATATTGCCATATGTGCTATTCCCGCAAAAGGTCATATTGCAGAACCTATTTGTGAGTCAGAGTTATTTCTAGTTTGCTCTCCAGATCATCCTTTAGCTTTGCAAAAGGTTATTGCTGATGATCAAGTTCTTGCGCAATACTTACAGGTGGTAATCAAAGACACTGCGATTAATAAAGCCTCTGATACTGGTTGGCTCAAAGCAGAGCAACGCTGGACGGTTTCAAATTTCCACGAAGCGATAAATATACTAAAAACAGGCATTGGTTTTTGTTGGGCACCAGCCTACTTAGTTAAAGATAATATAGTATCAGGAGAGCTAAAACGGTTAGTGTTAAAAGGCAGTAAGAGTCGTAAAATACAACTATCTTTACTGATCCCAAATCGCGATAAACAAGGGCCTGCATCTAAACTACTAGAATCTTTGATACTACTTCAACATGATATAAATCAGAGTCTTGATTAAAATTAAACAAATAAAATTTGGCAAGGTTTAGGTGACGTTATACAGCAATATTGATTGGTGTGTATGCTTGTTCTGACTGTAAATCCGATACGTTAATGTTGGCATTATTGATTGTTGTTTCAGTATCGCTATTTTGATAGTTCGTTTGGTCAAATGGATAAGTGGGCGTAAAGTCTTGCTGACCAAACAATTCTAAGTGTTGAGCTAAATCATTAATT
This window of the Shewanella goraebulensis genome carries:
- a CDS encoding DUF3541 domain-containing protein; amino-acid sequence: MLAIRKFKSLSCLVGSSIVGLSLVVASTGSFAETKPSSATLTHQQVRSAIQLNLEQNMYTLPPRIQGHYGLRMYRMTGDEKYTNAALIDLITITERQNYFACNIDTPKFIEQQAEQAISVLGKGPRAKARKKALKPFPEFIFYSDILLRYASRINELGFNGPCHQQMVDALKAYDLTPGLTAPKMIKSWAAQLINYAYWAEQLEVGSYVEDYKKAFIAAYPNDKDSELDKKQFQNKLYGMTHFIFAASGYYQKEVSAKEFKWILDYFDNNIDRILKDATDDIISEVGISFYLTGLRDHPVIKKTQNHIAASFEPEYQIIPSPRGNPDMVMGEHRNVLAMMLLDWPEKLHKGPYLADIKATKKYLPVQVAPIKTDKN
- a CDS encoding LysR family transcriptional regulator; this encodes MSRAKSTLEQWRILQSVVDFGGYAQAADQLNKSQSSLNHAVAKLQSQLGIQLLEVKGRKAYLTEQGEVLLRRSRHLTQTVDELEQLASNLGEGWEPNLTIAREIIYPMDFLVDALKAFLPHSRGTRVTIIDSVISGTHELILNSTADIAICAIPAKGHIAEPICESELFLVCSPDHPLALQKVIADDQVLAQYLQVVIKDTAINKASDTGWLKAEQRWTVSNFHEAINILKTGIGFCWAPAYLVKDNIVSGELKRLVLKGSKSRKIQLSLLIPNRDKQGPASKLLESLILLQHDINQSLD